One window of the Betta splendens chromosome 21, fBetSpl5.4, whole genome shotgun sequence genome contains the following:
- the LOC114847723 gene encoding trace amine-associated receptor 13c-like yields MEAQTEAELCFPLLVNSSCRKPMNHPETFFIYVLFSCISVVTVALNLLVIVSISHFRQLHTPTNRLLLSLAVSDFLVGFLLMPVRIRLMGNCWLWGSFMCALFRYTSFIITSSSVGNVVLISVDRFVAISDPLTYHAKVTQSRVQACVCLCWATCVLYNGAILSDFLTHPQLYYSCYGQCGNVLTYVSGVVDVIITFICPITLIIALYVRVFVVAVTQARAVRSHVASVTLQASAGVADMKSERKAAKTLGVVVLVFLMCFCPYFYPSLVTQHTSTTFSAFGLWLLYCNSCFNPLIYAYFYPWFRKSIRLIVTMQILRRDSCDANVLH; encoded by the exons ATGGAAGCCCAGACAGAAGCTGAGCTGTGCTTCCCGCTGCTCGTcaactcctcctgcaggaagccGATGAATCACCCCGAGACGTTCTTCATCTACGTCCTGTTCTCCTGCATCTCTGTGGTGACTGTGgctctcaacctgctggtcatcgtctccatctcccactt caggcagctccacactcccaccaaccgcctcctcctctctctggccgtcTCCGACTTCCTGGTGGGTTTCCTGCTGATGCCGGTTCGAATTCGCCTCATGGGAAACTGCTGGCTGTGGGGGAGCTTCATGTGTGCCTTATTTCGATACAcctccttcatcatcacatcttCATCTGTGGGGAACGTGGTGCTGATATCAGTGGACCGCTTTGTCGCCATCAGCGACCCTTTGACCTACCATGCCAAagtcacacagagcagagtccaggcctgtgtgtgtctgtgttgggccACATGTGTCCTTTACAACGGCGCCATCCTGAGCGACTTCCTGACTCATCCACAGTTGTACTATTCCTGTTACGGACAGTGTGGTAACGTCCTGACGTACGTATCAGGAGTTGTCGATGTCATAATCACATTCATTTGCCCCATCACTTTGATCATAGctctgtatgtgagggtgtttgtcgTGGCCGTGACTCAGGCTCGAGCTGTGAGGTCTCACGTTGCATCTGTCACGCTCCAGGCCTCGGCCGGCGTCGCTGACATGAAGTCAGAGAGGAAAGCAGCCAAGACGCTCGGTGTGGTTGTGCTTGTGTTCTTAATGTGCTTCTGTCCATATTTCTATCCATCTCTCGTGACCCAGCACACATCCACCACATTTTCAGCCTTCGGCCTCtggctgctttactgtaactcCTGTTTCAATCCCCTGATTTACGCTTAtttctacccctggttcagaaaatcAATCAGACTCATTGTTACGATGCAGATACTCCGCCGTGACTCCTGCGATGCCAATGTGCTGCATTAA
- the LOC114847750 gene encoding trace amine-associated receptor 13c-like: protein MEEAELCFPQLLNASCKRPTEHQAESVFISVLLSCISLLTAVLNLLVIVSISHFRQLHTPTNLLLLSLAVSDFLVGLLLMPIRIILIESCWVWGNVLCGVFQYVSYIITSSSVGNMVLISVDRYVAIHDPLTYSTKVTHERVRVCVCVCWACSVSYNGSILHDFLMHPDAYNSCYGECVAVINYVTGAVDVVLTFIGPITVIIVLYMRVFVVAVSQARAMRSQIVSLQGSICVVSQKSERKAAKTLGVVVVVFLVCFCPYFYPSLAGEDTSPSTTAAFSVFGVWLLYCNSCMNPVIYAYFYPWFRKSIRLIVTLQILKPGSCDANMLQ, encoded by the exons atggaggaagctgagctctgcttcccacagctcctcAACGCCTCGTGCAAAAGGCCGACGGAGCATCAAGCTGAGAGCGTTTTCATTTCCGTCCTGctgtcctgcatctctctgctcacggcagttctcaacctgctggtcatcgtctccatctcacACTTCAG gcagctccacactcccaccaacctcctcctcctctctctggccgtcTCTGACTTCCTCGTGGGCCTCCTGCTGATGCCCATTAGAATCATCCTGATAGAAAGCTGTTGGGTTTGGGGGAATGTCCTGTGTGGAGTGTTTCAGTATGTCTCATACATCATCACTTCGTCATCTGTGGGAAACATGGTGCTGATATCTGTGGACCGATACGTGGCCATTCATGACCCTTTGACTTACTCCACTAAGGTCACACATGAGCGggttcgagtgtgtgtgtgtgtgtgttgggcctgTTCTGTCTCCTACAACGGTTCCATTCTGCACGACTTCCTCATGCACCCAGACGCATATAACTCCTGCTATGGGGAGTGTGTGGCTGTCATCAACTATGTAACGGGAGCTGTAGACGTTGTGTTGACATTTATTGGTCCAATCACAGTCATCATTGTTCTGTATATGAGAGTCTTTGTCGTTGCTGTGTCTCAAGCTCGAGCCATGAGGTCTCAGATCGTGTCGCTCCAGGGTTCGATTTGTGTAGTTTCTCAGAAGTCAGAGAGGAAAGCAGCTAAGACTCTGGGAGTGGTAGTGGTTGTGTTCCTGGTCTGCTTCTGTCCGTACTTCTATCCCTCTCTGGCGGGTGAGGACACGTCTCCATCCACCACagcagcattttctgttttcggtgtgtggctgctttactgtaactcCTGCATGAATCCAGTCATTTATGCTTAtttctacccctggttcagaaaatctATCAGACTCATTGTTACTCTGCAGATACTAAAGCCTGGCTCCTGTGACGCCAACATGCTGCAGTAG